One stretch of Akkermansia sp. RCC_12PD DNA includes these proteins:
- the mpl gene encoding UDP-N-acetylmuramate:L-alanyl-gamma-D-glutamyl-meso-diaminopimelate ligase — MNKHFHFLGICGTAMGAVAAAMARRGYTVTGSDANVYPPMSTFLEQEGITLFEGYRASNIPAEADVIVIGNAMSRGNEEVEAVLQRRLRYLSLPETMKEYFLRGKRNYVVTGTHGKTTTTSMLAWLMEDSGMNPSFMIGGIARNLGRGGRFTDSDFSVLEGDEYDTAFFDKRSKFLHYLPELVVINNIEFDHADIYNSLEEIKLSFRRLTQIIPRNGLALVNADDPNCLDVAKGAPCPVKTLGFSDSSNIRILDVETSTDGSLFTLEGTRYYVPMIGEFNIRNAAMAIAAAQFAGLSVKQLAGSLARFEGVARRQEVKGVVNGISVVDDFAHHPTAIKQAILGLRQRYPEARIWAVFEPRSNTTRRNIFQNELALALATADFPVVAAVDHPDKVTLADRLDLHKLSGDLAALGKDALIGGHAQEIVAAVCKKAQPGDVILVMSNGGFEGIHSKLLEALQD; from the coding sequence ATGAACAAACATTTTCATTTTCTGGGCATCTGCGGCACCGCCATGGGGGCCGTAGCCGCCGCCATGGCGCGCCGGGGCTATACCGTCACCGGATCCGATGCCAACGTGTATCCCCCCATGTCCACCTTTCTGGAACAGGAAGGCATCACGCTGTTTGAGGGCTACAGGGCCTCCAACATCCCGGCGGAAGCGGACGTCATCGTCATCGGCAACGCCATGAGCCGCGGCAACGAGGAAGTGGAAGCCGTGCTCCAGCGCCGCCTGCGCTACCTTTCCCTGCCGGAAACGATGAAGGAATACTTCCTGCGCGGCAAGCGCAACTACGTAGTGACCGGAACGCACGGCAAAACCACCACGACCTCCATGCTCGCGTGGCTGATGGAGGACTCCGGAATGAACCCCAGCTTCATGATCGGCGGCATCGCCCGCAACCTGGGCCGCGGCGGCCGCTTCACGGATTCCGACTTTTCCGTGTTGGAAGGGGACGAATACGACACGGCCTTCTTCGACAAGCGTTCCAAATTTCTGCACTACCTCCCGGAACTCGTAGTCATCAACAATATTGAGTTCGACCACGCGGACATTTACAACTCGCTGGAGGAAATCAAGCTCAGCTTCAGGCGCCTGACCCAGATCATCCCCCGCAACGGGCTGGCGCTGGTCAACGCAGACGATCCCAACTGCCTGGACGTGGCGAAGGGCGCGCCCTGCCCCGTCAAGACGCTGGGCTTTTCAGACAGTTCCAACATCCGCATCCTGGACGTGGAAACCTCCACGGACGGCAGCCTTTTCACGCTGGAAGGCACCCGCTATTACGTACCCATGATCGGGGAATTCAACATCCGCAACGCGGCCATGGCCATCGCGGCCGCCCAGTTCGCGGGGCTGAGCGTCAAGCAGCTTGCGGGTTCCCTGGCCCGGTTTGAGGGCGTCGCGCGCCGGCAGGAAGTCAAGGGAGTTGTGAACGGCATTTCCGTCGTGGACGACTTCGCGCACCACCCCACGGCCATCAAACAGGCCATCCTGGGCCTGCGCCAGCGTTATCCAGAAGCCCGCATCTGGGCCGTTTTCGAACCGCGCTCCAACACCACGCGCCGCAATATCTTCCAGAACGAACTGGCCCTGGCGCTCGCCACGGCGGACTTCCCCGTGGTCGCCGCCGTGGACCATCCGGACAAGGTGACACTGGCGGACCGCCTGGACCTGCATAAACTTTCCGGCGACCTGGCCGCGCTGGGCAAGGATGCCCTGATTGGCGGGCATGCGCAGGAAATCGTAGCCGCCGTCTGCAAGAAAGCCCAGCCGGGAGACGTTATTCTGGTTATGAGCAACGGCGGCTTTGAAGGCATCCATTCCAAACTTCTGGAGGCTTTGCAAGACTGA
- a CDS encoding OmpA family protein — translation MKNASTITAFIISFLVVGSLALVFLFMNRQEEEPGHTSPAATTEEPARQTVTPQPTVDPLTRDDIEKQTSTPATLVNLSSPQTLAQAIAKVIQDRDLNTLKALEVQQAVTEAQSRTIRELMEARHVRLSSPGITSIGANNQGTNPTARYTLNFSSGARGYLDMKRNDKQQWTLDTLTLPSKQDLAKDKAAPMVMNDPMGIVSSFMDAVAKADFRGARKFVDGSKVQDATVAGLCILFEEGTFRLRDDAPIKTAYEADTNAGFFVHLQDAQGRKAGNVGLTVAKTDGQWLIAEASLDSMLEAYTKRQGAGDDFFIPIVKNPQGGDSLALFFGFNEDALSKRSARQLQIVAEAIKMDGGKKLEISGHTDDVGSERYNLGLSERRAAAVKAQLIEFGVPADRIVTRGFGKSQPRRTYSTNANEEERDEARKENRRAEMYLDF, via the coding sequence ATGAAAAACGCATCCACCATCACCGCTTTCATCATCAGCTTCCTGGTCGTGGGCAGCCTGGCCCTGGTCTTCCTGTTCATGAATCGCCAGGAGGAAGAACCCGGACATACTTCCCCAGCGGCAACTACGGAAGAGCCGGCGCGCCAGACCGTGACGCCCCAGCCTACCGTGGACCCGCTCACCAGGGACGACATTGAAAAGCAGACTTCCACCCCGGCAACGCTGGTCAACCTCAGCTCCCCCCAGACGCTGGCGCAGGCCATTGCCAAAGTAATCCAGGACAGGGACCTGAACACGCTAAAGGCCCTGGAAGTGCAACAGGCCGTTACGGAGGCCCAGAGCCGGACCATCCGGGAACTCATGGAGGCGCGCCACGTGCGCCTGTCCTCCCCCGGCATCACCAGCATCGGCGCCAACAACCAGGGCACCAATCCCACCGCCAGATATACGCTCAACTTCAGCAGCGGCGCGCGCGGCTACCTGGACATGAAGCGCAACGACAAGCAGCAGTGGACGCTGGACACCCTCACCCTCCCCAGCAAGCAGGATCTGGCCAAGGACAAGGCGGCCCCCATGGTCATGAATGACCCAATGGGCATCGTTAGCTCCTTCATGGACGCCGTGGCCAAGGCGGACTTCCGCGGAGCCCGGAAATTCGTGGACGGCTCCAAAGTACAGGACGCTACCGTGGCGGGCCTGTGCATTCTGTTTGAAGAAGGCACCTTCCGCCTGCGGGACGATGCCCCCATTAAAACCGCCTATGAGGCGGACACCAATGCGGGGTTCTTCGTGCATCTGCAGGACGCCCAGGGCCGGAAAGCCGGCAATGTGGGCCTGACCGTAGCGAAAACGGACGGCCAATGGCTTATTGCGGAAGCCTCCCTGGACAGCATGCTGGAAGCCTACACCAAGCGGCAGGGCGCCGGGGACGATTTCTTCATCCCCATCGTGAAAAACCCGCAGGGCGGAGATTCTCTGGCCCTGTTCTTCGGCTTCAATGAAGACGCGCTCTCCAAACGTTCCGCACGCCAGCTCCAGATTGTGGCGGAAGCCATCAAGATGGACGGCGGTAAAAAGCTGGAAATCAGCGGCCATACGGACGACGTGGGCAGCGAACGCTACAACCTGGGACTTTCCGAACGCCGGGCCGCCGCCGTGAAGGCGCAGCTCATTGAATTCGGGGTGCCGGCGGACCGGATCGTCACCAGGGGATTTGGCAAATCCCAGCCGCGCCGTACTTATTCCACCAATGCGAACGAAGAGGAACGCGACGAGGCCCGCAAGGAAAACCGCCGCGCAGAAATGTACCTGGATTTTTAA